The genomic window GATCATGACACGATCCTATGGGGATCAGAGTTACAAACCCGGAGATGATTCATCTGACTTGGGCGATGAATTAGCTGATGTCTTCTTTGTTGTCTGCTGCCTTGCCAACCAGACTGGGGTGGACTTGACACAGGCCATTAAAAAAAATCTCGAGAAAAAAACTCTGCGTGATAAAGACCGCCATAGAAACAACCCTAAACTATTATGAAAGTTTTGGTAACAGGTAGTGCCGGTCATTTAGGGGAAGCACTTGTTCGGACTCTGAAATGTCAGGGGCATGATGTTGTAGGCATCGATATTGTTGATTCCGATTTTACCGATAAAGTAGGTACAATATCGAGCCAAAAATTTGTCAAAAAATGTATGGAAGGAATAAATACCGTTTTCCATACAGCAGCTTTGCACAAGCCTCATGTTGTCACTCATTGTCGGCAAAGTTTTATTGATAGCAATATTACAGGAACGCTCAGCCTTTTAGAGTCGGCAGTGTCAGCCGGAGTAAACTCGTTTATCTATACGAGTACAACCAGCGCCTTTGGTGATGCGTTGATTCCCACTGCAGGTGCTTCGGCCGCTTGGATAACCGAGGATGTGATGCCAGTTCCCAAAAATATTTATGGAGTGACCAAAGTAGCAGCGGAGAATCTTTGTCAACTGTTTCATCGTAACCATCATCTTCCGTGTCTAATCTTGAGGACTTCTCGTTTTTTCCCGGAAGAAGACGATAAAAAACAAGTACGAGAAGAATATGAGGATAGTAATGTCAAAGCCAATGAATTTCTGTTTCGCCGGGTCGATATTGAAGATGTAGTGACGGCACATTTACTGGCTATGGAAAAAGCAACAACATTGGGTTTTGCCAGATATGTCATCAGTGCAACGACTCCATTTTTACAAGATGATTTGCCTGAGTTACGTTCTGACGCAGCTGCGGTGCTCAAACGAAGAGTTCCTGACTATGAAGCCGAGTATAAACGTCGTGGCTGGAAAATGTTTCCCTCGATTGATAGGATCTATGTCAACGAACGAGCAAGGAACGAGCTCGGTTGGGTTCCTCAACATAATTTCAGCAATGTCCTCGAAAGGCTGAAAGCGAATGAAAAACTACTGAGCCCTTTAGCGCACATCATTGGGGTGAAGGGTTATCATTCTACGGAGTTTGATGATTGTCCTTTCCCTGTCGAATGAGTTTGTTGTATAATATAAATTATGTAAATTTGTGCATAAGCTTTACATAATTAGGTGTTATAAAACAGGTGTCTCAGGGTCTGCAGAGTCGCTATATTCAATGGTCATTTCCTTGGTAGATCCACATGGATTCTGTCTTGCCAGCTTTCTCGAATCCACATTTTTTGTAAAACCCGATTGCTTTTTCATCTGCCATCAACATTTGCTGATGGAAGTTTCCATAAATGTTTTGCATGGCTTCCATTATTTTCTTGCCAATACCTTTGCCCTGATAGTCCGGGTGTATAAGAAAATGAGGGTAGTAAACGACAAGATGGCCATCGGAGATCGCATTTGCTATGCCTACCAGTTTCTGATCTATCCAGGCGGAAATGAGTGTATTTGAGTGTATCAAAGCTTGATAGAGAAGGTTTGGTTTCTCAGCGGATGACCATTTATTGAGCTT from Prosthecochloris marina includes these protein-coding regions:
- a CDS encoding NAD-dependent epimerase/dehydratase family protein, coding for MKVLVTGSAGHLGEALVRTLKCQGHDVVGIDIVDSDFTDKVGTISSQKFVKKCMEGINTVFHTAALHKPHVVTHCRQSFIDSNITGTLSLLESAVSAGVNSFIYTSTTSAFGDALIPTAGASAAWITEDVMPVPKNIYGVTKVAAENLCQLFHRNHHLPCLILRTSRFFPEEDDKKQVREEYEDSNVKANEFLFRRVDIEDVVTAHLLAMEKATTLGFARYVISATTPFLQDDLPELRSDAAAVLKRRVPDYEAEYKRRGWKMFPSIDRIYVNERARNELGWVPQHNFSNVLERLKANEKLLSPLAHIIGVKGYHSTEFDDCPFPVE
- a CDS encoding GNAT family N-acetyltransferase, translating into MNVEIKETKEIPPESILELYKLNKWSSAEKPNLLYQALIHSNTLISAWIDQKLVGIANAISDGHLVVYYPHFLIHPDYQGKGIGKKIMEAMQNIYGNFHQQMLMADEKAIGFYKKCGFEKAGKTESMWIYQGNDH
- a CDS encoding nucleotide pyrophosphohydrolase, which produces MGVRYFSELTNLGILMEEVGEVARIMTRSYGDQSYKPGDDSSDLGDELADVFFVVCCLANQTGVDLTQAIKKNLEKKTLRDKDRHRNNPKLL